The Gymnogyps californianus isolate 813 chromosome 3, ASM1813914v2, whole genome shotgun sequence genomic sequence AGGCCAGGGAAGCTAAAGATGTTAGAACAAGGTGGATTTTGTCCGTTAGCTCATACCTATAACATGAGCTCAAAGGAAGATGCCATACACCCCTTCCACCATGCTTTCTACCCACTTAATAAaacattggggaaaaaatgtattttaccaGTGAGGTACTTTACGTTGTAGGAACCTGCACAGAGTTTTTAGCATTTGAACAGCAGCTCAGTAGCACTGAATGCAAACAAGCTCCAGCACTAACTTTCAGGCAATGACAGtggaaagctgctttcctgcttaGTTCTCCTAGTCAGCTTGGGAATTACAAATTTAGAGATTCTCATCTCCAAGAGGTGCGTGAGATGGTCACAATCCCAGTGTTAGGGAGGAACAGAAAGGTgcgggtggggaggaggagccAGGTGCCGCCTTATCCAAGCTGTTCTGGATCAACACCTCATCCTGTCCTAGCTTTGGGCAGTCATCTGCAGATGTTTATTATGTATGAGAGTCATTAAAATGAATCCATCTGAAAGCCAGCAACAATGGCTTGTAATTTGCCcacaaagagggagaaaatgggATGTGACTTGCttgaggcagggaaggaaggagggagaaggttCCTCTCTGGCTTTGAAAAATTGTCAAAACTGTCAGTGctaaactgaaaatactgaagtaaaaagCTGCAGAATAGAATTACTAGagctgtttataaaaaaaaaaaaatccactattTGCAGCACAGGGTGTGAGCAAGTACTTCAGATGCTGGCACCCACGCCAGTGGCAGGCAGCAGGATtgagccccagcccagcccggggcTGGGGTAGCAGGCTGGGCGTAACCCAGACGCCACTTTGTGTCCCCTTGCTACAGCATCACCAGGAACAGCTTCCCTCTTTCCCACGAACAGTGGGTCAGCTTTAAGTTGCCtgaattatttggaaaaatcaaTAAGCCTGAAGGTGGACCCGAATCAACTTCTCCTGGCTCAAATGCCTGTGATCACAGGGGAAACCAGAGCCCAGAGCTTGGCTTTGCTGCTCAGGGCCGTGCCAATGAACAAAGGCAATCCCGGAGCACCACGGAGGCACAGGGCATACCCAGCCCAATTTTCTACCAGCCAGTGTGGCTCATTGACAGGCACAACAGTTACTAATCAGTACCCTGAGAAGCAGCATAGAAGGCAATGAAATGGAGGGGCACTTTTCAAAATTAGTGCAGGTATGCCGGAGAGAACTGCAGCGGGGGAAGCCAGCATTGAAAGAGATCCACAGCCCTTTAACTGCTGAATCTTTCCCCaagcattttggttttcaaaattttgcttctttgtcTTATCTGGGTATTTATACagttaataaaaatgagagCTAGTGACTcagtcacattaaaaaaataggtttttcaAATTGCAGGTATAGCAGAGTACCTTtttgcaaacacacaaaatgttttgggaaTCAAGCTGTAAAATCACAATGAGTGCAGCAAATCAGATCAAATCTGGATCTTTGAGCCAGGAATATTTAAGTTGTAACACTAATTCATCCCCCAATGAGTTGGTAAGTTTATTTGGCTCCAGGAAATAGAAGACAACTGGCAGTGACCCTAttttggggagagaggagggaatcTGAGAATTTCTATCATTTTCACAAGGAAGACTCCCAAACAGATGATGTAATTTTTGAGCACAGCACAGGTCAGGTCCAGAGCCTCTGCCTGGCCAAACATCTAAATCCATTATTTGGCTACTAGGGATATTCTTCAAAGCAGTGCTCAGCTGCCACCTCAGTCTTTATGTGCAGCGGTGTCTGCCGGCTGATATTAAATGATTGCCTTTGTCAGGAGACCGTCCCTTCTCTAAGTTCCTAGTTCAAGCTAAATCCTGGAGTCAGAAACCAGGCAGGACAGTGCCTCTTCTGCCAGTAGGGCCCGATCCTGAGTGCAAGAAGATTTTATACTTGTCAAGTTCAGCAACCAGGACAGGCAGCTACTggctcctgcagctgccaggAAGACACCCCTCGCCATCAGCATTGCCCTTCACCCATTTGTAGGCACCCCTAAGTGCCTGGTGTGGATGTTACTAGTTAACTACTAACTGGCTGTGAAATGTCTTTGCATTAAGATATCCAGCCAAAGACACTTGCCCCAGGACACATAACAAGGGAGGGCAGCATCACAGATTTTGGAGCCATATGGTTGCCCACCTAATGTATTAAAAAGCCCACTGACCATCAACAACTTGCTCTGAGTCCACTCGCAGAAAACGAGACCACTGCTCTCTTAAGCTGGTCATGAGAAACTGAGGTCAACTGTACTTTGGAAAAGTTTGGATTAAAGTGGAAAATAATACATAGGTACCAAAAAAGCTATCTTCAAACGCCTCAATTCAGTACCATTTctcctacctttttttttttttaaactctaatCCTGGAGGAGTTGAAATATTCCCCTTGCCTGAGTTAATGCTGCCAACGTGATGTTGCTGGAACCACTTATATAAATTTTCATACTACATCAATGCACCAAGATTTTCCACTAGCTGCAGTAAAACAGACTCATGTTTTTGGACCAAAAATCAATTTCACTTTGCACCTTTAGATATGTTGTAcgtggagaaaaaaaaaaaaagaagaaaacaaccaaacacaaaaaatggccatgaaaataaactgcatttttcatctgaagGAACAGTATGTTCTCCCTCCGTCCTCTGCACTCTCTGGAGTGTTTTCtattaatattaacatttttttctgcccagCTGTTTCCTCCTAGTGTAATCTCCCATGTAATCTCTTCACAGGTGTGGAATCTTTATACCAGCCccaaattgcttttttcctggctgaCAACACTTTCAGAGAGCAAAGCTTTCACCCTTTCAAAGACACCTATAGCACTAAAGGGCATGGACTCAAAAGCGTTGACAGTAAGACCCCCACAGCCCCCGCCACCTCTCAGCAGCAGAATGCATTGTGCTATGAAAATGATGAACGTTCTTCAGCAGGGTGATCGTGTGTTATTCTTGACAGCCGGGAGATGGGAGCTGTACCAGGTGTATACATTGCTCCAGAGAGGCAACAAAACAAGGTGGTTCAGTCCTGCTTCCCAGGTCACATCCTACATCAGCGAGCTGTTGAAAGCAATTGCTGCAGGCAGCCGCTTTGCTGTCCATCCCTCATCACTGCCTCCAAACTGTAAATCTCTCCCGAGGAGACTGCATTACCCGCTCTCTCTTCCCAGTCGCTCCCCCAGTCTGTTATGGGATGGCTGTGCTGTAAACGGGGGGTCCTGAGAGCCCATGCTGCTGCCTCCACTTCTCCTTTTGCAGACAGATCAAAACAGAAAGGCCCATAGGAGGAATGAACAGTCTCATGAcaacttctgttaaaaaaacagaaaacaaaggcagaaagaggGTGAATTAGATGATTGGATACCAGGAACCAATACCAGCACCACGAGTCATTTTACTTTACATTTGGAAACACAATTTTCTGTGGCATAGAAGTCAAAGTAGTAAAACTTGCCGCCGGCAGTCACTGTCATTTATTCCTGTAGCTGTACCTtgaaaaaatccccaaagttTATTCTGGGACCAGGATGCCCCAAGTGTGCTGTACAAGAGGACTCTCAAGTGCTCCTTCCATACAAGTGGCACACAAATCCTTGAGCTGACGAGGCACATGACACAGCACAGCGCCTGTGCAAGCCTACCCGATGTGCGCCTGACTATAGTTAAACTTCGTATTTGCTActaacactgatttttcagcCAGGCTTATGAACCACTGCACAAAAGCCAGTACAGGCTGAACGGAGCACTGGGTGGGCTTGCATTTTGCAAGCATGGGTCATGCCTGCACCCCCTCCCACAAATCGAGCCCCCACTGGCAGAACGAAGGGTCAGCTGTGTCCCTGCATCTCATCTAGCTTGCAACCCAAGACCCTAAGGCAGGAAACACATGCCTTTTTTAGTCACCCTTTCCAACATTTAAGATAAAAGCTAATACAATTTCACTTCAAAATTGCAACTTCgttttcaaaacacttaaatAAAGCACCGAGAAATGGTTAAAAGTAATGCTGCTACAAAGTGAGTAACACATTGTTGCCTGCTGAAGAAGGGCTGTGTGCACACCCATAGGGAAGAACAGCGGGAAAGTTCAATTATCTACTTCTGCTACATTTGGGAAATTCAGGTAAGCCCAGGTTTCAACTTCTCACGTTTATTCGGGAAACTGTAAGGCAGGAGCTTGTATTGCATCTGCCTGAAATCGGCACACAGGCTGCAGCCAGCGCACAGCCCCCGCTCATCATCCATTGAGAGCTGGAGCAAGCAGTACATCTGCCCAGCTGACATAATTCGTCATTGTAAAGAGCAAATTCATACCAAAATGCTTCAGTGCCCATTGCTGAGGAGCTACGTGTCCTGCGTAACCGCAAGGCATTTACTGAAAACTGGACCAGCGTGTCTAAGTCTACTCTTCTCCATCTCACAGCtaaagaaactgaggcacacagTTAATGATTTGTCCCATGTTACAGAACAAGTCAGTAGCAGCACAAGGAGTAAAAGCTGATTAACAATTACAGTAACACTGTTGTTCAATGTGTCCTTAATgtcagcacaagaaaaaaaaaaaaaaaagcaaaaacaccCATACCCAagtcaaagtaattttattaataactcCCAAGAGCAAATGGCTACATTTTACCGAGAGAAAACCACAGCTTTATGTACCAGGGCAGAACCTGGGAAGCTGCATACTAAAATGCCGATTATGCAAATTTATCTTAGGAACATTTTTAGACAAGAATGAAGcagggtttattttctttaattaaaaccagaatCCTACGTAGTTCATTAGCATGGATTCAGAGCAGAATGAATATTAATGTAGCCCACCTTTCCCAATTCTACCTGCCAGAAATATCAAGGAAAAAGAGGTTAGAAAATGGATTCCTGAGCAACTGTAAATGCAACTAGCTAACGTCACTGCAAGGCTGCTGgcatctttgaaaggtcacaGAGATCAGGAAAACCTTTTtgactggaaaaaggcaaatgataCTGCCACCTTCAAAAAGGTGAGAAAGaagatctggggaactacaggctggtcagccttACTTCAGTCCCCGGGAAAATTACAGAATAAGCCGTTACAGAAGCCGTTCCAGGCACATGAAATACCAGGTGATGGGGAGCAACCAGTCAACACCAATTATTTACCAAGGGCGCATTCTGCCTGCCCATCCTGACTGCCATCCAAGAGGCAATGACTGGCTCTGTGGTGGAGGGGAAACAGCAGATGTCATTCGTCTTGACCACAGCGAGGCTTTCAGCAGCGTGCCCCACAGTAGCCTTGTAGCCAGACTGAGGAGATGAACTACAAGGTGGGTGAAAAACTTCAGGACCATCGGGCTCAAAACAGTCAGTGGTTCAAGTCTAACTGTCAGGTGGTTACAAGTGACATTCCTCAGTAGTCAAAACTAGGGCAACATGTGTTGAACATCTTCCTTAACAGAAGAGTGCCAGCTAAGGACACTGGTTTGtctagcctggagaagagaaggctgagaggAGACCTAACTACAGTTTCCCACTAGAGAAGGGActacagagaagacagagccagactcttctcaggcATTCAATGAAAGGGCAAGAGACAACAATTGCAAGCTGCGACCAGGGAGTTGGCCACGAAGAACAAATGCTTGCCCACGAGAGCAGCTAAGTGCTGGAATGGGCGCCCAGACAGGCTGTGGAACCTCCACCACTGGAGGTTTCCAAACCTCAAGGTCTTGAGCAACTTGGTCTAGCTTTAAAGTTGGCCTGGTGCTTCGcggggggttggactagatgacctccaaaTGACCTTTCAACCTAAATTTTTCTACGATTCTGCGACTCCAACTGTATATGCAAATAGAAGAAGTCTAATCAGTGAAAAGCCACCAGCCGCATTTATTCTGACAGGGCTTCAGGCTGTTCCACCTGTCAGGTCTCAGACACCATTACTGTGCTTCTTCAGCCAAAAACTTCATATACTGTTTCCGAGCAGGAAAATCATCAGCCGGCCTGTTATATGCTGTCCAGACGGGTTCGCCAACGAATAGCCTCATTGCCTTCACATAATTCTGTCAAAGAACAAGAAGTGACAAGTAATTTAAGAGCTCCTTTCCATGGGATCTTCATTCTGAAGTTAATGTTTCATTCGcacttctgcagaaatttttGAAACCATTTCAAGATGCACTGAAAGCTTCACGTGTTCCAGAAAATTACACCACTACGCTGCTGTTCCTGCTCCCAGCTACTGCAGTGGGAGATTTTGCACCTATGCAGTGGTATACTGTGTCACCACCAGTGCCTCGCGTCAGGCAAAGACAGTACTTCTCCCTGTAtcaaagaaaccaaaagaatCCTGTCTTATGCAAACCTTTTGCACTGGATCCACAATACTGAGCAATGCAGCATCTAAATCCTACTTGCTTAGTTAAATAACAGCAATCAGAATACCCAAGATGGCTACATAAAAGCTGAATGGGAAGTGCATAAGCTAGCCAAAAAATAATGCTATGGGAAGTGAAAAGTCTCCAGATTCcaacaggaaaagcaacagcCCCTGCCACCAGCTAACCAAAAGTACGCCAGGTGCGAGGTACAGCGGTGGCAGCAGAACATGGGATTTTACGTCCTGCAGAAGTGCTCCAACCACTGACTTATGGGGAACTCTCCTCTTCTGTCCACTACGCTACCGATTTAGACCCTACCTATTTTGTAAACACTGCTAAGTGCTTATCTTGCACCCAGGTGCTCAGCACTGTCAAGAATAAAATTAGATCCCTAAAGAACTTAGCTGCAAAATGCAAGGGTCTAGAAGCACCTAAAGAATTTACTTTGAAGATGGCACTTCTGGACTAAAGTTCCTGAAGTAGACAAACATTTAAGACTTCTTCTGGATTCAACCCATAACCCCTGACGTTTTGTCTATGTAAAGAAAAAGCCTTAAACTAGCAATTGTAGCTGATTCACTGTGgatgaaaatgcaaagatgtgAAAAGTCGGGTTTTTCACCACAGCAGCATCTCCCTTTTTTACATATATGATAACCGCTAACTGGACAGCTGATTCAAAATTATACCATTCTCAAGACTATACCAGAGATGGGATTTTGCCACACAGGAGACAGCACGCATTTCCCCGTTTTCCAGGAGTAATGCTGAGGTTacaaacatatttataaaagcCCACAAGGACAGACACATAGATCAGGACTACATGTGCCAATCTCACAGCCTCATAGCCAAAAATACCCTCTGAAAGCAGGTCACCTCCTGTGAAGCCAGCATCCAGTCTAGCACACGCTAGCTGCAAGTAGTGGCTCTGGAGCtttaaaatccttctttccCTGAAGGTGAATTTAACACTCATGAAAAATGCCACTGCTGGACACAGATATGCTCTGTCTATCCCCACGAAGATATACAACAAGGCAACACAAAGGATCCGTCTACATGATCTCCACCTCAACCGACAGCACGGGCAATTGCGGGAGGGACAGCCGCAGGGCTTGGCTCTCACACCGCTTCACATAAGATATGCTACGGATATCATGTGGCAATGACTTGCAGTTACAGCTGACGAGAGGAAGCTGGATTTGTGACCTGGAGATGAAAGGTTCAGATGCTGTgaattatttagtatttttcataTTCCTACTTCATATTTAATATGTTTTGCTAATGAACTGCAAGTCTCAGGGCATGTAGTTACTAATGGGATATATACTCACATGGATTTGTCATCAAAATTTACAGTAATCTATAACAACTTACATTCTCATCCAGTGTAAATCGGTGATATATGCCGGCAGGGAGGGTTATCATGTCTCCTTTTTCCATGGAAATCCGGATCCATTTGTCATCCTTGTCTCGAACATCAAAATAGCCAGATCCATCTAAGATGTAGCGAATCTCATCATCTAGGTGCAAATGttcttcataaaatgtttttatctagGAATAGCAAGTATCTCTTAAAACTactgaacacagaaaaactgcaaagaaatctgGTAGAAACATgtggcaaagcagaaaaaggcttTCAAACGGTAATTGCGCAGTGGTTTAACTAACAGATGAGACCAACATGGTTAAAATGGCCAATCCAGCCAGGCAGACCCTGTCTCAGGACACTTCTAAGCAGGCTGCTacatttcctttggaaaacagGAATTTCTGTGGCACGAAACAGCAGTTATAGCTGCACATAATCAGTCTCTGAATAACAGTAATGCTTACACCCGTTTGAAAGAGAGGCAGGATTTAAAACCGCAGGATTTAGTCCTCGCAGTTGTTCAGTTTGATCAtgttgtgcctttttttccctggcatgcaaaaataaaggagCTACAGTTTATCCCTACTCTTTTACACTGGTGTAGGGCTGAATTAGCCACACAGACTACTACAACTGTATGTGAAAATGCAGTTATTGCCAAACATGGCCCATCTACGGCAATCTGATGTAAACAGCATGTCATGCCTGCCCCCACACAGTGAGCCCCAGCTCCAGGCCCTCTCCTCCCAGGCACCAGCAGCAacattctcattttttccagaatggTGAATTCTTTGTACATTTcacagcacagaacaaaacaggCTTTAAAGGTTCAATTAACAGAGATCTGAGCAGGTTAGTGCACAGAGAGCAGTGCAATGCCAGGTACCATCACCGGCTCAGGTCTGGATGCTTTTAGCCACACTACTGCAGGTGTCCCTGAGCCAGTACTGATCCAGCATGGCAAGACAAGCAGAAGTCCATATGCCCTGTCATTAACGGCCCATCATTGTGTCAGGTAGAGGCCACCCAGGCAACCTGAGTTACTACCTAATTCACCTTCTCATCAATTTAAAACCAGTATAACACAATAGGCTTAAAACAAACTGGTGTATTGGGTCTGcgcagcaaggttttggtagcaggggggctacaggggtggcttctgtgagaagctgctagaagatTCCCCTTTGTCCGATAtagccaatgccagccagctccaagacggacccgccgctggccaaggccgagcccatcagcgacggtggtagtaCCTCTGCGATAAAATAtttaagggggaaaagttactgcacagcagcaattgcagccagagagaggagtgagaagatgtgagaggaacaactctgcagacaccaaggtcagggaagaaggagggggaggaggtactccaggcgccagagcagagattcccctgcagcctgtggtgaagaccatggtgaggcaggctgtccccctgcagcccatggaggtgaatggtggagcagatatccacctgcagcccgtggaggaccccacgctggagcaggtggaggcccAAGAGGCTATGACCCCATGCaaagcccgcgctggagcaggtttgctggcaggacttgtgaccccgtgggggacccacgctggagcagtctgttcctgaaggactgcaccctgtggaaaggacccacactgcagcccacgggaaggactcacgttggagaagttcatggaggactgtctcccgtgggaggcaccccacgctggagcaggggaagagtgtgaggagtcctccccctgagcaggaaggagcagcagagacaacgtgtgatgaactgaccgcaacccccattccccagccccctgtgctgctgcagggggaggaggtagagaattcaggagtaaagttgagcccaggaagaagggaggggtggggggaaggtgttttaagatttagtttttattttctcattatcctactctgatttgattgataataaattaaactaatttccccaagtcgagtctgttttgcccgtgacggtaactgctgagtgatctccctgtccttatctcaacccacgagcctttcgttatattttctctcccctgtccagctgaggaggggagtgacagagcagttctggtgggcacctggtgtccagccagggtcaacccaccacaactggTAAATGGAAGTTTACTGAAAATATGGAAGTGCCACTGCGTTGCTGTCCTCACGTCAGAGCAGCACGCCAGCACCTGGAAGCCGGGAGGAGAAAGCTCCTTCTAGGAGGCTCATCTGAGAGCCTGGCACCATTCACATTCAGCTGTTAACGAAATAGCCAAGGTACCAGattctcggggggggggggggggggggggggggggggggggggggagggcagggagggggaaatcaTCTTGTACAGGGAATGTATCCCTCCAATTCCATGAGGTTAACATTCACTTTGAAAAGACATATTTTGCAAGCAGCCATTAGGATGTTTCAGCCTTCAAAGCCCatgcccagctggcaacaacCTCCCTTCATCCCAGGGAGGCTCTCTGAGGACAGGTCAGCATTGGCAGGGCTCCGCTGGTAGGAATCTTAGTTTAGAAATGACACGGTGATGGAAACTATCCTTAAAACCTTTGAAGGAAATCTACAGAAGCAAGAGGcctctgctatttttaaagtaatatcaAAACTGCTCTTTTTAATGTTAAGGACTTCAGTACAGGATGTATTTTACACCTGGAAATCTCATCTCTGCACCCGGGCTCAGGGTGTCCAGGTGTTAAGAAGCCGGCTGCACACTCTAGCGGTAGACTTCAGCGCACTCatcttcactgaaagcaaactCGCATACCTTTTCCTCATAATTTGGAAGCTTGTCTTTATGTATGGTTATTATATCCATCcaagaataattttctgctCTCCGAATCTCTTTCAGACACGGATCGGTCTCATAGTTATCAGCATCCAGCTAAAAAAtaggcagggggaaaaaaaagcattcagacaCAATTGCTTAAGACGCAATTCAGGGCGCTAACGTGGAAAAACTTGAGTTGTCAAGAGCATCAGTAGTGGAGGGGCAGGTCGCTCCAGGGGTAGCCAAGTTAGCTGCCACAGGTACACAAGGTGTGCCAGCTTCGGTATATTTACCtgcacccaccccacccccgcACAGGCACCGCCTGGgacccctcctgctgcctccgcCTTTCCTGGGCTCGGCAGCGCCGGCAGGCCCGGACATGGCCGCTACCGGCTGCCACGCTCCGTGGCCGAGCACCGCTCCGGGTCTGCCCACCGCCCCCGCAGGCCTCTCGCCGTCCCGGCGGGTGTCGGGGCAGGCCTGAGGCGCCGCCACCGCCTCCAGGCCCCGCACGGCCCCCGTCAGCGCCGGGCCCTGCCGAGCGGCGAGGCCTGCCGCAGCGCCGGGCCGCCCGTGGCggctctcccccccccgcacTTACTTTGCGGTAGGCGACGCCGAGGCGGCggagctgctccaggctgaCGGCGCGGTTGGGCCGCAGGCGGTGGGGCGCCCGCTGGTCCTCCTCGGACTCGTCCATGTACCAGGCCTCCACCATCCCGCCGCCGGGCGCTCCGCTGGGCCGGGCTGGGCGGGAGCGgcccgccccggcggggctgAAAGGGCCGCGGCAGGGACCGGGCTCGGCTCCGCACTGCCAGCCTATGGGGAGAGCCTTAAAAGGGCACGATTTGCAACTCAAAATATGCTGAACGGGGTGTATTGTGTAGCAGAGacagctttcatttcagtgcatAGCTTTAGGCTCAACGGCACAGGGAAGAGCAGTCGCCCTCAAAGAGATCTGCTAGGGTAAGGGGCTTCTCACCTGCACAAGCCCTCTTGGGTAACGTGCTGGTTACAGCATGCCTAACTTCAACAGAAATTGTGTTTACATCTAGTCTGCCCTGGCAGCAATGCTCCGACTGAATTTACCGATAAGTCTCAGCCTCAAAAGACCTGCATTGCAACCCCACAatatggagaaataaaaaataagttaggaaaacaaaaggaaagcagagtggTAAGACCTGCTGCCCAGAAAGCTTGTCTTGTCCCCATCCATGGAGATACTCGCATCCTGAGCGACCTGCTCCAGGTGAACTGCTTCAGCTGGGGTGGGCAATTCGCACTCCGTGGTCCCCTCCAGCCTCCATGGTTCTGCAATTCTATAcggttctatgattctatacaGTAGATAAACCAACAGCCAGCTAAACACAATGTCAGGatggagaaaactgaaaaaaaacaatccctccttaaacatttttcttcctaaaaagaGAGTTTTATACTTACCAAAGTGTCTTGTCTTAATCACCATTTCTCAGATTCTTAGAAATGTTACCAGTTCCTTTAATGTATAGTATTCAATGTATAAGCACTACTGGTTATCGATTCTGGATAAAATTTAATTGCAAATCCCATAACATCACAGGTAAGCTGGTCTAATGCTGGTATTGTCCACGTTTTTAGAACCACATACAAATCCTGCCAGAAGTTCAATGCCTATCCACTGAACGTCATGGCTGCTAAATGCCAATACCCTCCTGAAGTTTCAGTTCCCTGAAAAGAATGACTCGAACAGTCAACATCTGTGGGTCCTCGAGCCCCTGTTAAGAAGTACTATTTGCTTTCCATCCTTTAATCAGCCTTAATCTTGTAACTTTCCTCTCAGCTTTCTTTTGTCCTGAATTTGCAGAGTAAGAATGATAAACATTGGTACCCAATTAACATGAAACTCTTTCCTATTGGATTTCGTCTTATAATCTACCTATTAGATGCAGGCAGTG encodes the following:
- the ADI1 gene encoding acireductone dioxygenase isoform X1 yields the protein MVEAWYMDESEEDQRAPHRLRPNRAVSLEQLRRLGVAYRKLDADNYETDPCLKEIRRAENYSWMDIITIHKDKLPNYEEKIKTFYEEHLHLDDEIRYILDGSGYFDVRDKDDKWIRISMEKGDMITLPAGIYHRFTLDENNYVKAMRLFVGEPVWTAYNRPADDFPARKQYMKFLAEEAQ
- the ADI1 gene encoding acireductone dioxygenase isoform X2, which codes for MDESEEDQRAPHRLRPNRAVSLEQLRRLGVAYRKLDADNYETDPCLKEIRRAENYSWMDIITIHKDKLPNYEEKIKTFYEEHLHLDDEIRYILDGSGYFDVRDKDDKWIRISMEKGDMITLPAGIYHRFTLDENGEVLSLPDARHWW